The proteins below come from a single Miscanthus floridulus cultivar M001 chromosome 1, ASM1932011v1, whole genome shotgun sequence genomic window:
- the LOC136474965 gene encoding serine/threonine-protein kinase MPS1-like — MENRDSFPRPPAPSYAPGTGAVKGIAVPTGGDTAATNLTSSSGSSSSLTLSPPRFLQQIHAAVKRQRPFGPMQSKLPRATRVLVSGGERATKVGACPSVAKDPEQKVTQPQRGLSGSSRLPNATPDQSTPKLGSSTPDELMLTASSSMLKSTNDTHAQSVGQKNTEANLLIDTEKSALEALSSQITSCSALMGESFKKGQLDLVGNPQLTSQRDNFPANQGAQYDHQQNHQELEIVGAEVDMDIKYDAPNLSRRGIDEARNHNHGEPMTRFSAIGSSVTAISLHSGPTVQSLQTPQVSRYTSPVQMPESAVESSKGVLGHGSQKEPAGATGVGDWNPHNQQVRNLGNGDTDKAVSSIGRLCSEGLPANDQSTSARDGGASRPNKGEKERHKKNYDPNVFFKVNGKLYQKLGKIGSGGSSEVHKVISSDCIIYALKKIKLRSRDYPTAYGFCQEIEYLNKLKGKSNIIQMIDYEVTDKSLLLESSVPPRDGRIKDDHFIYMVLEYGEIDLANMVALKWKERSNSNMKIDENWLRFYWQQMLEAVSTIHEERIVHSDLKPANFMLVRGSLKLIDFGIAKAIMNDTTNIQRDAQVGTLNYMSPEAFMCNDTDSGGNVIKCGRPSDIWSLGCILYQMVYGKTPFADYKTFWAKYKEVTDRNHKIMYEPVDNPCLIDLMQRCLAWDRNERWRIPQLLKHPFLNPPVPKDLPPSDNDPCRLLMERIRAHWDNPVVQKLRSLIEELDGDQ; from the exons ATGGAGAACAGGGATAGCTTCCCTCGGCCCCCAGCGCCCTCCTACGCCCCCGGAACCGGAGCCGTTAAGGGCATCGCGGTCCCTACCGGCGGGGACACGGCCGCCACCAACCTGACGTCGTCGTCGGGGTCGTCCTCGTCTCTAACGCTCTCCCCTCCCCGCTTCCTGCAACAGATTCATGCAGCTGTCAAGCGGCAGAGGCCTTTCG GTCCAATGCAGTCTAAACTTCCAAGAGCAACTAGGGTCCTGGTTTCCGGAGGTGAGCGTGCAACTAAAGTTGGTGCCTGCCCTTCTGTTGCGAAAGACCCTGAACAAAAAGTTACGCAGCCTCAGAGAGGCCTGTCGGGATCCTCTAGGCTGCCAAATGCGACGCCTGATCAAAGCACTCCTAAATTAGGGTCCTCTACCCCAGATGAGTTGATGTTGACAGCTTCCTCATCAATGTTAAAAAGCACCAATGATACCCATGCACAAAGTGTTGGCCAGAAGAATACTGAGGCTAATCTGTTGATTGATACGGAGAAGTCAGCTTTGGAAGCTTTGTCATCTCAAATTACATCATGCAGTGCATTGATGGGGGAAAGTTTCAAGAAAGGACAACTTGATTTGGTTGGTAATCCACAGTTGACGTCACAAA GAGATAATTTTCCTGCAAATCAAGGAGCTCAGTACGATCACCAGCAGAACCATCAGGAGCTTGAAATTGTTGGTGCAGAAGTTGATATGGATATCAAATATGATGCGCCTAATTTGTCTCGGAGAGGGATCGATGAGGCTCGTAATCACAATCATGGAGAGCCAATGACTCGTTTCTCTGCTATTGGTTCATCTGTCACTGCCATTTCTCTACACTCAGGGCCTACTGTCCAAAGTTTACAAACTCCGCAGGTTAGCAGATACACTTCACCAGTGCAGATGCCAGAATCTGCTGTAGAATCATCCAAGGGTGTACTGGGCCATGGTTCTCAAAAGGAGCCTGCTGGTGCAACTGGTGTCGGTGATTGGAATCCCCACAACCAGCAGGTTCGAAATCTAGGCAATGGTGACACGGACAAAGCTGTTTCCAGCATTGGCAGATTGTGTTCCGAAGGATTACCTGCAAATGATCAGTCTACATCTGCCAGGGATGGTGGTGCTTCCCGACCAAACAAGGGTGAGAAGGAGCGCCACAAAAAGAATTATGATCCTAATGTTTTCTTTAAGGTGAATGGGAAACTTTATCAGAAACTTGGTAAAATAGGATCTGGAGGTAGCAGTGAAGTTCATAAAGTTATATCATCAGATTGCATAATATATGCCTTGAAAAAGATCAAGCTTAGAAGCCGTGACTACCCTACTGCATATGGGTTTTGTCAAGAAATTGAGTACTTAAATAAGTTGAAAGGAAAGAGCAATATCATTCAGATGATTGATTACGAG GTCACTGATAAGAGTTTACTTCTAGAAAGTTCCGTGCCACCCAGGGATGGAAGAATTAAGGATGATCACTTTATCTATATGGTCCTGGAGTATGGTGAAATTGACTTGGCTAACATGGTTGCTCTAAAGTGGAAGGAGAGAAGCAACTCTAATATGAAAATTGATGAAAATTGGCTACGCTTTTATTGGCAG CAAATGCTTGAAGCTGTCAGTACAATACATGAGGAACGAATAGTTCACTCGGATTTGAAGCCTGCAAACTTTATGCTTGTGAGGGGCTCTCTTAAACTAATTGACTTTGGCATCGCCAAGGCCATAATGAATGATACAACAAATATTCAACGTGATGCTCAG GTAGGGACTCTGAACTACATGTCACCTGAAGCATTCATGTGTAATGATACAGACTCGGGTGGTAATGTTATCAAGTGCGGGCGCCCCTCTGATATTTGGTCTCTTGGCTGTATACTTTACCAGATGGTGTATGGTAAGACACCATTTGCAGACTACAAGACTTTCTGGGCCAAATATAAAGAAGTCACTGATAGGAACCACAAGATCATGTATGAACCAGTTGACAACCCATGTCTGATTGATTTGATGCAAAGGTGTCTTGCCTGGGACCGAAATGAACGATGGAGGATACCTCAACTTCTCAAGCACCCGTTCCTCAATCCTCCGGTTCCAAAGGATCTACCACCCTCTGACAATGATCCATGTAGGTTGCTCATGGAGAGGATCAGAGCCCACTGGGATAATCCGGTGGTTCAAAAACTCCGTAGTTTAATTGAAGAACTCGACGGGGATCAGTAA